From Drosophila busckii strain San Diego stock center, stock number 13000-0081.31 unplaced genomic scaffold, ASM1175060v1 chrUn_07, whole genome shotgun sequence, one genomic window encodes:
- the LOC108599257 gene encoding LIM homeobox transcription factor 1-beta, protein MIDEHHPMHIGMFPMDIKCQQQQHQPIRYGASVAGAVRGAEHPHRTLTATNTMSHNQLLLKGNERMLTTLTTAPTPASTVAATEQAAAPATSNKPTSSNDSKMASGIRNVNGSCNSNKAKAQQQQQQQHEHPMPMTLTMTRQGPDPVQPMHNQTGQLSRVALGECNLNEMDDFSSSLPPLSSSAPHTPQAGMGIMCKSLEMGVRMGMGFNDCTYCCQPICDRYIMRVVDNSFHEGCLKCYICNIILVRSCYARDGKLYCRIDYERLYIRNRCLCCGHQIAADELVMRSQESIFHLKCFACVVCGALLKKGEQYIVKQGQLFCRFDYEKEVEMLQGYDFYSDELFPPKLDGRRGPKRPRTILNTQQRRAFKASFEVSPKPCRKVRENLAKDTGLSLRIVQVWFQNQRAKVKKIQKKVKQDAPSKGVSDLHSQDSQESLDSSLTTKIKDEAHSDCDSQLESPYSVTSEGATRLRCSIKDEQDQGSLNCMETNKENCNKNSEPILNTILGLSYATFQQLMGPFTQTPMINPIDRLYSMQNSYFRPEDASAFSDCGGSAKESMEH, encoded by the exons TTCCAATGGACATcaaatgtcaacagcagcaacatcaaccgATACGGTATGGGGCATCGGTAGCTGGGGCTGTAAGAGGCGCAGAACATCCGCACCGAACACTCACAGCAACCAATACAATGAGTCACAATCAACTGCTGCTGAAGGGAAACGAGCGCATGTTAACAACACTAACAACAGCCCCAACACCAGCatcaacagtagcagcaacagaacaagcagcagcaccagccaCCAGCAACAAGCCAACCAGCTCCAACGACAGCAAAATGGCGTCAGGCATCCGAAATGTAAACGGAAGttgtaacagcaacaaagccaaagcacagcagcagcaacagcaacaacatgagcATCCGATGCCAATGACGCTGACAATGACAAGGCAGGGTCCAGACCCAGTTCAACCAATGCATAATCAAACAGGGCAGTTGAGCCGCGTCGCATTGGGCGAGTGCAACCTCAACGAAATGGATGATTTCTCGTCCTCCCTACCGCCGCTATCATCATCTGCGCCACATACACCTCAAGCAGGAATGGGTATAATGTGCAAGTCTTTGGAAATGGGGGTTCGCATGGGAATGGGTTTCAACGACTGCACCTACTGCTGCCAGCCAATTTGTGATCGGTACATCATGCGAGTGGTGGACAACTCGTTTCACGAGGGCTGCCTCAAGTGTTACATCTGCAACATCATCTTAGTGCGCTCATGTTATGCTCGGGACGGCAAGCTCTACTGCCGCATCGACTATGAAAG ACTATACATACGCAATCGCTGTCTCTGCTGCGGCCACCAAATTGCCGCCGACGAGCTAGTGATGCGGTCCCAAGAGAGTATCTTTCATCTCAAGTGCTTTGCCTGCGTTGTCTGCGGCGCTCTTTTGAAGAAAGGCGAGCAATACATAGTGAAACAGGGACAACTCTTCTGTCGCTTTGATTACGAGAAGGAGGTAGAAATGTTACAGGGCTATG ACTTCTATAGCGACGAACTATTCCCACCAAAGCTGGATGGACGTCGTGGACCCAAGCGGCCACGTACTATACTAAACACTCAACAAAGACGCGCCTTCAAGGCATCTTTTGAAGTGTCACCCAAGCCGTGTCGCAAAGTGCGGGAGAATTTAGCAAAAGACACAGGGTTAAGTCTTCGGATAGTTCAG GTTTGGTTTCAAAACCAGCGTGCAAAGGTGAAGAAAATACAGAAGAAGGTGAAACAGGATGCGCCTTCGAAGGGAGTGAGTGACTTGCACTCGCAAGACTCACAAGAATCGCTGGACAGCAGTCTAACAACTAAAATCAAGGACGAAGCGCACAGTGACTGTGACTCACAATTGGAGTCACCCTATTCTGTAACCTCTGAAGGCGCTACACGGCTTCGGTGTAGCATAAAGGATGAACAAGACCAGGGCTCCTTAAACTGCATGGAAACCAACAAGG AGAACTGCAACAAGAACAGTGAGCCTATCCTTAATACAATTTTGGGTCTGAGTTACGCCACTTTTCAGCAGCTGATGGGCCCCTTTACGCAGACGCCTATGATAAATCCGATCGATCGGCTATACAGCATGCAGAATTCATACTTTCGGCCCGAGGATGCGAGTGCCTTTAGCGATTGTGGCGGCAGTGCCAAAGAATCGATGGAACACTAG